From Hippea alviniae EP5-r, the proteins below share one genomic window:
- the glyS gene encoding glycine--tRNA ligase subunit beta: MKKLLFELFVEELPTSEMEHLEEQILNLTEETLKENSVIFDNLKFYMTPRRLTLKFEFDEFLKAEDKKIMGPPKSVCFKDGKPTKALEGFLKKNNATEDDIIYENTKKGEYVAIVIKGKKTSAEPLVVESIGQILKKIHFNKQMRWGEGEFEFVRPVHGVVFTIDDKIVDFEFMGKKAGNLTKGHRFLSEGEFEVNYDNYEEKLKENFVIVDQNKRKELILENLRRESASRSAELVYDEELLNEVVNLTEYPVVVMGSFEERFLKLPKEVLITSMKDHQRYFAFLKDGKLLNEFAAVSNIKTDNMDLIKEGYERVLRARFSDAEFFFEEDRKHKLEEFVPKLKEMMFHEKLGTQLDRTNRLVELAGFIAEKLSFNSKKAKRAAYLSKADLLTQMVYEFAELQGVMGREYALLNGEDKEVAEAIYEQYLPKEDETPKTPAGISLSIADKTDILVGGFFANLKPTGAKDPYGLRRSALGIIRTLIENGLFLNLKEVLEKSAKLYQKSVNFDEIIDFFVVRFENYFDEYPFDTLKAITFRFDNPYDVYLRLKALDNFRKSDEDKQKQFAIKRVFNIVKDFDGLEVNENLFSYEEEKELFSKIKELENKKDEFISKKDYLGLLNEIASLKPQIDKFFDNVMVMDKDEKIKNNRLSLLNRLRNIVLNIANFKFLEI, translated from the coding sequence ATGAAAAAACTACTATTTGAACTGTTCGTTGAAGAGCTACCCACAAGCGAGATGGAGCATTTAGAAGAGCAGATATTAAATTTAACCGAAGAGACATTAAAGGAGAATAGTGTCATTTTTGATAATCTCAAGTTTTATATGACACCAAGAAGATTGACATTAAAATTTGAGTTTGACGAATTTTTAAAAGCCGAAGACAAAAAAATAATGGGACCACCAAAAAGCGTCTGTTTCAAAGATGGTAAACCAACAAAAGCATTAGAGGGCTTCTTGAAGAAGAACAATGCAACCGAAGATGACATAATCTATGAGAACACCAAAAAAGGCGAGTATGTTGCTATCGTCATAAAGGGCAAAAAGACTTCCGCAGAGCCACTGGTTGTTGAATCAATAGGACAGATTCTAAAAAAGATACATTTCAACAAGCAGATGCGTTGGGGTGAAGGAGAGTTTGAGTTCGTAAGACCCGTTCACGGCGTTGTTTTTACAATAGACGACAAAATCGTGGACTTTGAATTTATGGGTAAAAAAGCAGGCAATCTGACAAAAGGACACAGATTTTTATCCGAAGGCGAATTCGAAGTAAATTACGACAATTACGAAGAGAAGTTAAAGGAAAATTTTGTAATCGTTGACCAGAATAAAAGAAAAGAGTTGATACTCGAAAATCTAAGAAGAGAGAGTGCATCAAGGAGTGCAGAGCTCGTTTACGACGAAGAGCTTTTAAACGAAGTTGTAAATCTAACCGAATATCCCGTTGTTGTAATGGGAAGTTTTGAAGAGAGATTCTTAAAACTGCCGAAAGAAGTGCTAATCACATCAATGAAAGACCACCAAAGATACTTCGCATTTCTAAAAGACGGTAAATTGCTTAACGAGTTCGCTGCAGTATCAAACATAAAAACAGACAATATGGATTTAATTAAAGAAGGATACGAGCGTGTCTTAAGGGCAAGATTTTCAGATGCCGAATTCTTCTTTGAAGAAGACAGAAAGCACAAGTTAGAAGAGTTTGTGCCAAAGCTCAAAGAGATGATGTTCCATGAAAAACTCGGCACTCAGCTTGACAGAACCAACAGACTCGTTGAACTTGCTGGGTTTATAGCAGAGAAGCTATCGTTTAATAGTAAAAAGGCAAAAAGGGCAGCTTACCTATCAAAGGCAGATTTACTAACGCAGATGGTGTATGAGTTTGCTGAACTTCAAGGCGTGATGGGAAGAGAATACGCTCTTTTAAACGGAGAAGATAAAGAAGTAGCAGAAGCAATATACGAGCAGTATCTGCCAAAAGAAGACGAAACCCCTAAAACTCCTGCCGGCATAAGCTTATCAATAGCAGATAAAACAGATATACTCGTCGGTGGCTTTTTTGCCAATCTAAAACCAACAGGAGCAAAAGACCCATACGGACTAAGAAGGTCTGCTCTTGGCATAATAAGAACACTAATTGAGAATGGCCTATTTTTAAACTTAAAGGAAGTGCTTGAGAAATCTGCTAAACTTTATCAGAAGAGTGTAAACTTTGATGAGATTATCGACTTCTTCGTCGTAAGATTTGAAAACTATTTTGACGAGTATCCATTTGATACACTAAAGGCAATCACATTCAGATTCGATAATCCATATGATGTTTACTTAAGACTAAAGGCACTTGATAACTTTAGAAAATCAGACGAAGACAAGCAGAAGCAGTTTGCAATAAAGCGCGTATTTAACATAGTTAAGGATTTTGACGGCTTGGAAGTTAATGAAAATCTGTTTAGCTATGAAGAAGAGAAAGAACTATTCAGCAAAATCAAAGAGCTTGAAAACAAAAAAGATGAGTTTATCTCTAAGAAGGATTATCTTGGACTTCTAAATGAGATAGCATCACTTAAACCACAGATAGATAAATTCTTTGACAATGTTATGGTCATGGACAAAGATGAGAAGATAAAGAATAATAGGCTCTCTCTATTAAACAGACTGAGAAATATTGTTTTAAACATAGCAAACTTTAAATTTTTGGAGATTTAG
- a CDS encoding glycine--tRNA ligase subunit alpha: MNYQDVILKLNEFWKSKGCIILQPYDVEAGAGTFHWATTLKSLDKDDWSVAYPAPSRRPTDGRYGENPNRLQHYYQYQVLIKPSPENIQEMYLESLEFLGINLKEHDIRFVEDNWESPTLGAWGLGWEVWLDGMEITQFTYFQQVGGYDLKPIPVEITYGTERLGMYIQGVDNVFDMKWNDRYTYGYIHKHDEYEYSKYNFEVANTQMLFKLFDMFEEEVQNCLNAKLVRPAYDYCMKCSHVFNLLDARNAISVTERATFIKKVREMVAKVARLYVEGEL; encoded by the coding sequence ATGAACTATCAAGATGTAATACTCAAACTAAACGAATTTTGGAAGAGTAAGGGATGTATAATTTTACAACCTTACGATGTTGAAGCAGGAGCCGGCACATTCCATTGGGCTACAACATTGAAATCCTTAGATAAAGATGATTGGAGTGTTGCATATCCTGCACCATCAAGAAGACCAACAGACGGCAGATACGGAGAAAACCCAAACAGACTTCAACACTATTATCAGTATCAAGTTTTAATCAAACCATCTCCTGAGAACATCCAAGAGATGTATTTAGAAAGCCTTGAGTTCTTAGGCATAAATTTAAAGGAACACGACATAAGATTCGTTGAAGATAACTGGGAATCACCAACACTCGGCGCATGGGGGCTTGGATGGGAAGTCTGGCTTGATGGAATGGAAATAACCCAATTCACATATTTCCAGCAGGTTGGCGGATACGATTTAAAGCCAATCCCTGTTGAGATAACATACGGAACCGAAAGATTGGGAATGTATATACAGGGTGTTGATAATGTATTCGACATGAAGTGGAACGATAGATACACATACGGATATATTCACAAACACGACGAATACGAGTATTCAAAGTACAATTTCGAAGTGGCAAACACGCAGATGCTGTTTAAACTGTTTGATATGTTTGAAGAAGAAGTGCAAAACTGCCTGAATGCCAAACTTGTAAGGCCGGCTTATGATTACTGTATGAAATGCTCGCATGTGTTCAACCTGCTTGATGCAAGGAATGCAATAAGCGTAACGGAAAGGGCAACATTCATAAAAAAGGTTAGAGAGATGGTGGCAAAAGTCGCCCGTTTATATGTGGAGGGTGAATTATGA
- the xth gene encoding exodeoxyribonuclease III codes for MEFKIASWNVNSIRARLSLVLEFLKERNPDVLCIQETKVEDKLFPKEEFEELGYKVAFKGEKRFNGIATISKHPITIEPLEFEGEKNQKRTLITKINGITIINLYFPNGQTPESEHFKYKIEFIYKLKDFLLKHYTNEKNLIILGDFNVAKEEIDVYDKDAMEGKIGFHPKEREALNELYEFGFVDLFRKFSKEKAFSWWDYRAGNFWKNIGLRIDYIWSTPELAQKCKECFIDRTYRKKKKPSDHAPVVAVFELEG; via the coding sequence ATGGAGTTTAAAATAGCAAGCTGGAATGTAAACTCGATAAGGGCAAGACTAAGCCTTGTGCTTGAATTTTTAAAAGAGAGAAATCCCGATGTCTTATGCATTCAAGAGACAAAGGTGGAAGACAAGCTGTTTCCCAAGGAAGAGTTCGAAGAGCTTGGGTATAAAGTTGCCTTTAAAGGAGAAAAGAGATTTAACGGCATCGCCACAATATCAAAACACCCTATAACGATTGAGCCTTTAGAATTTGAAGGAGAGAAAAACCAAAAAAGAACTCTAATAACAAAGATAAACGGTATAACGATAATAAATCTTTACTTTCCAAATGGACAGACACCAGAAAGTGAGCACTTCAAATACAAGATAGAGTTTATCTATAAGCTTAAAGATTTTTTACTGAAACATTATACCAACGAGAAAAACTTGATAATTCTTGGCGACTTCAATGTGGCAAAGGAAGAGATAGATGTTTACGACAAAGATGCTATGGAAGGCAAGATAGGGTTTCACCCAAAAGAGAGAGAAGCTCTAAACGAGCTATATGAGTTCGGTTTTGTTGATTTATTTAGAAAATTCTCAAAAGAGAAGGCGTTTAGCTGGTGGGATTATAGAGCAGGCAACTTCTGGAAGAATATAGGTTTAAGGATAGATTACATCTGGTCAACGCCAGAGCTTGCTCAAAAATGCAAAGAGTGTTTCATAGACAGAACATACAGAAAAAAGAAAAAACCGTCAGACCATGCACCTGTCGTGGCGGTTTTCGAACTGGAGGGATAA
- a CDS encoding SemiSWEET family sugar transporter: MDARLINVIGFTAAALTTFSFVPQFLKLLKTRQTKGLSLLMMVQIAVGLVLWIVYGLLRKDIVLISANTIGFMIVLATITLYFRIKKEKDGV, translated from the coding sequence ATGGACGCAAGGCTCATCAATGTTATAGGTTTTACAGCGGCGGCTTTGACAACCTTTAGCTTTGTTCCACAGTTTTTAAAGCTATTAAAAACAAGACAAACAAAGGGTTTAAGTCTTCTTATGATGGTGCAAATAGCCGTTGGCTTGGTTCTGTGGATTGTTTATGGATTATTAAGAAAAGACATCGTCTTAATAAGTGCAAATACCATAGGCTTCATGATAGTTTTAGCGACAATCACGTTATACTTCAGAATAAAGAAGGAAAAAGATGGAGTTTAA
- a CDS encoding ASKHA domain-containing protein, protein MKLTVKVDGSTKEIEFSEKENLLKLLHSNGIYINAYCSGRGICKKCIVKFTKNAPKTLKLEEETFGKKTEEGYRLACLHSLNNDAEIEVSLAKPVFAEFDAEVCSDDEKTHVAIDIGTTTIAVAVIKNRKLFKTAHILNPQVAFGADVISRIAYSNEGNLKVLAESLKKALKETISSLCANKIESIVVSANPTMLTFLLEKDPKPIGEYPYTPPFKGSFEGELFSSKLYIPPVVSAFVGADITAALSILPEDKDYLFIDIGTNCEFILKKDNSYFASSVPAGPALEGANIDYGTIAQDGAIYKVEFKDTFKVYTINDKPAIGITGSGLISSIALLREFEIIDNEGRLLEAWETEAPFSLINRIKKEGFLLDKNIYLTQNSIRNFQLVKASLNAALKIILKKTDLKIPKRIYIAGGFSKSLAKEEILKSSLLSFDGEFVMLGNSSLAGSLRLFCKMNREKVERISQKIEYLEIANESEFEKLYIESMGF, encoded by the coding sequence ATGAAACTCACAGTAAAGGTTGACGGTTCAACAAAAGAGATAGAGTTTTCAGAAAAGGAAAATCTCCTAAAACTGCTCCATTCAAACGGCATATACATAAACGCATATTGCTCTGGTCGTGGTATATGTAAAAAGTGTATAGTTAAATTTACAAAAAATGCACCAAAAACTTTAAAACTGGAAGAAGAGACTTTTGGCAAAAAAACAGAAGAAGGATACAGGCTTGCCTGTCTTCACAGCTTAAACAACGACGCAGAGATAGAAGTTAGCCTTGCAAAGCCTGTGTTTGCAGAGTTTGATGCCGAAGTATGCTCTGACGATGAAAAAACGCATGTTGCAATTGACATAGGAACAACAACCATAGCTGTAGCTGTTATCAAAAACAGAAAACTATTCAAAACCGCACATATACTAAATCCGCAGGTAGCATTCGGCGCAGATGTGATATCAAGAATAGCGTATTCAAATGAAGGAAACTTGAAAGTCTTAGCTGAATCATTAAAAAAGGCTCTAAAGGAGACGATAAGCTCTCTATGTGCAAACAAGATAGAGTCAATTGTGGTTTCTGCAAACCCAACAATGCTTACATTCTTACTTGAAAAAGACCCAAAACCAATCGGCGAATATCCATACACACCACCATTTAAAGGAAGTTTTGAAGGCGAACTATTCAGCTCAAAGCTCTATATTCCACCTGTTGTAAGTGCGTTTGTCGGTGCAGATATAACAGCAGCACTCTCTATTTTACCAGAAGATAAAGATTACCTTTTTATAGACATAGGGACAAACTGTGAGTTTATTTTAAAGAAGGACAATAGCTATTTTGCATCGAGCGTCCCAGCAGGACCAGCATTGGAAGGTGCGAACATAGATTATGGAACAATTGCCCAAGATGGTGCAATATACAAGGTTGAGTTTAAGGATACCTTCAAGGTTTACACAATAAACGACAAACCAGCCATAGGAATAACAGGTTCAGGACTTATAAGCTCAATAGCACTTCTAAGAGAGTTTGAGATTATCGATAATGAAGGCAGACTTTTAGAAGCATGGGAGACAGAAGCACCGTTTAGCCTGATAAACCGCATTAAAAAAGAAGGGTTTTTGCTTGATAAAAACATATATCTAACGCAAAACTCTATAAGAAACTTTCAGCTCGTTAAGGCATCTCTCAACGCTGCATTAAAAATTATACTCAAAAAAACAGATTTAAAAATCCCAAAGAGAATATACATAGCTGGTGGGTTTTCAAAATCCTTAGCCAAAGAAGAGATTTTAAAAAGCAGCCTGTTGTCTTTTGACGGTGAATTTGTTATGCTTGGAAACAGCTCTTTGGCTGGCAGCCTAAGGCTGTTCTGTAAAATGAACAGGGAGAAGGTTGAGAGAATTAGTCAGAAAATAGAGTATTTAGAGATTGCAAACGAGAGCGAGTTTGAAAAACTTTACATAGAGAGCATGGGATTTTAA
- a CDS encoding Uma2 family endonuclease encodes MLATKRVDKKYTYSDYKNWPDDERWEIINGVAYNMSPAPKIKHQVISRNITGEIYKQKDKLNGCVFFEAPTDVVFDEYNVVQPDILIVCDKNKITEDNIQGAPDLIIEILSKSTEIKDRREKLKLYEMFKVKEYIIINPDAEYVERYLLKDEKYTAPEIFNWDEEFKFKTFDIEFKLWEIFEKEKKEDNTDKKQPPSEP; translated from the coding sequence ATGCTTGCAACAAAAAGAGTGGATAAAAAATACACATACAGCGATTATAAAAACTGGCCGGATGATGAAAGGTGGGAGATTATCAACGGTGTTGCATATAATATGAGCCCTGCTCCAAAGATTAAGCATCAGGTTATAAGCAGGAACATAACAGGAGAGATTTACAAACAGAAAGATAAATTGAATGGTTGCGTGTTTTTTGAAGCGCCAACGGATGTGGTGTTTGATGAGTATAATGTGGTGCAGCCGGATATTTTGATTGTTTGCGATAAAAACAAGATTACAGAAGACAACATTCAAGGTGCACCTGATTTGATTATAGAGATTCTGTCAAAGTCAACTGAGATAAAGGATAGAAGGGAAAAGTTAAAGCTCTATGAGATGTTTAAGGTTAAAGAGTATATCATAATCAATCCCGATGCTGAGTATGTCGAAAGGTATTTGCTCAAAGACGAGAAATACACTGCACCCGAAATATTCAATTGGGATGAGGAGTTTAAATTTAAGACATTTGATATAGAGTTTAAGTTATGGGAGATTTTTGAGAAAGAAAAGAAAGAAGACAATACAGATAAAAAGCAGCCACCGTCTGAACCGTAA
- a CDS encoding glycosyltransferase translates to MSYPNIFQLWYGYDDTIPKKYEIFIKHNSKIFAQIESYKLLKTSQINRFLDEFGYDLSKFKGFHFRFQSDIIRFLLLYHYGGLYLDLDIKLSDNFFELLNILQTEFEGKDAMPSNKRIYFLWFQKGSENLRKMINYYMSLEYLDYDYNVFSFSKINLENIELISTDRLNLYLKHFVLSG, encoded by the coding sequence ATGAGTTATCCAAATATTTTTCAGCTCTGGTATGGATATGATGATACTATACCAAAGAAGTATGAGATATTTATAAAACATAACAGCAAGATTTTTGCTCAGATAGAATCATACAAGCTTCTTAAAACAAGCCAGATAAATAGATTTCTCGATGAGTTTGGATATGATTTATCGAAATTTAAGGGTTTTCATTTCAGATTTCAGTCTGACATAATAAGATTTTTGCTGCTTTACCATTATGGTGGCCTTTACCTTGACCTTGATATTAAATTGAGCGACAATTTTTTTGAGTTGCTTAACATTTTGCAGACGGAGTTTGAAGGTAAAGATGCAATGCCTTCAAACAAGCGGATTTATTTTTTATGGTTTCAGAAAGGTTCAGAGAATCTAAGAAAGATGATCAATTACTATATGTCGCTTGAGTATTTAGATTATGATTATAATGTCTTTTCCTTTAGTAAGATTAATCTTGAAAACATTGAGTTAATATCAACAGATAGACTTAATCTTTACCTGAAGCACTTTGTTCTTTCTGGCTGA
- a CDS encoding phosphoethanolamine transferase: MKRLKLEATQTQVIVISTIFMIIAYNWVFFSKSFTAFPNIFFMLALALLLFITITTALYIIANKYTLKPFLIFLFITASLAAYYMQEYSTIINSKMIENIFETDKREVLDLLNIKMFLMLLFLGILPSIILLKTKVKYRKPKDEIKVRLKLFALNLILIPILYFVFPRTWASFFRTHKRLRMYSNPTFYMYSFGEYIGKRYLTKPIKFRHIALDAHLAQTEGKPKLFIFVVGEAARYDHFSLNGYKRDTNPNLEKIKDLLDYPDMHSCGTETAVSVPCMFSPYTRKNFSVKKARHTDSLMDVLKRAGVNVLWRENNSDSKGVAVRIKNYQDFTSAHIKPYCNKFGCYDEVLLYKLQDWINNIHNNRPIFIVLHQMGSHGPAYYKRYPPQFEKFKPVCKTNQLQDCTRQEVINAYDNTILYTDKFLSDVIKFLKKNEKKYRVGMFYVADHGESLGENGIYLHGFPYFIAPDVQKHPASVAWFSKDFGIDLKCAKKLEDKPYSQDYVFDTMLGLMDVKTKIYNPKLDMYYPCREKLSQKEQSASGKD, from the coding sequence ATGAAAAGATTGAAACTTGAAGCAACTCAAACTCAAGTCATCGTAATATCTACAATCTTCATGATTATAGCTTACAATTGGGTTTTTTTTAGCAAATCTTTCACAGCTTTTCCAAATATATTTTTTATGCTGGCTTTGGCTCTGTTGCTGTTTATTACGATAACAACAGCACTTTACATAATAGCCAACAAATACACATTAAAGCCCTTCTTGATATTCCTGTTTATAACCGCTTCGCTTGCCGCATACTATATGCAGGAGTACTCAACAATCATAAACTCAAAAATGATAGAAAACATTTTCGAAACTGACAAAAGAGAAGTATTAGACCTTTTGAATATAAAAATGTTCTTAATGCTTCTATTCTTGGGTATTTTGCCTTCAATAATCCTTCTCAAAACAAAAGTAAAATATCGAAAACCAAAGGACGAGATAAAGGTTAGACTCAAGCTTTTTGCATTAAACCTTATACTCATACCAATTCTCTACTTTGTTTTTCCAAGAACTTGGGCATCCTTCTTTAGAACTCACAAACGATTAAGGATGTATTCGAACCCAACATTTTACATGTACTCCTTCGGTGAATACATAGGAAAAAGATATTTAACCAAACCCATTAAGTTTAGACACATCGCACTTGACGCTCACCTTGCACAAACGGAAGGAAAACCTAAGCTATTTATCTTTGTTGTTGGTGAAGCTGCACGGTATGACCATTTTTCACTAAACGGATATAAAAGAGATACAAACCCCAATCTCGAAAAGATAAAAGATTTATTAGATTACCCAGATATGCACTCATGCGGCACTGAGACTGCCGTAAGTGTCCCGTGCATGTTCTCTCCCTATACACGAAAAAATTTCTCAGTCAAAAAGGCAAGACACACAGACTCTTTGATGGATGTGTTAAAAAGAGCTGGAGTAAATGTCTTGTGGCGTGAGAATAATTCAGACTCAAAAGGTGTTGCTGTAAGGATAAAAAACTATCAAGATTTTACATCAGCCCACATAAAACCATACTGCAACAAGTTTGGATGCTATGATGAAGTCCTGCTTTACAAACTTCAAGACTGGATAAACAACATTCACAACAATAGGCCTATATTTATCGTTTTGCATCAAATGGGTTCACACGGCCCTGCATATTACAAGAGATATCCACCGCAATTCGAAAAATTCAAGCCAGTTTGTAAAACAAACCAGCTTCAGGATTGCACAAGGCAAGAAGTAATAAACGCATACGACAATACAATTTTATATACTGACAAATTTTTGAGCGATGTAATAAAGTTTCTGAAAAAAAATGAGAAAAAATACAGAGTGGGAATGTTTTACGTGGCAGACCATGGCGAAAGCTTAGGAGAAAACGGAATTTACCTGCATGGATTTCCGTATTTCATAGCACCCGATGTTCAGAAACATCCGGCTTCTGTTGCTTGGTTCTCTAAGGATTTTGGTATAGATTTAAAATGTGCAAAAAAACTCGAAGACAAACCTTACAGTCAGGACTATGTATTTGACACAATGCTCGGTCTAATGGATGTAAAAACAAAGATTTACAATCCTAAGCTTGATATGTATTATCCTTGCAGAGAAAAACTCAGCCAGAAAGAACAAAGTGCTTCAGGTAAAGATTAA
- a CDS encoding methyl-accepting chemotaxis protein: MKNVSLRAKITAAIFLTGILIVFLGSIFTINLSKSGMKPLLITTIKSEDELALKFVQSTYNSLQNTLKKNLDVAWMMAIGNRPVRLSDNKITIKAVNQITHETETIEIPILLAGEKILTVNNQLTDEITKLTGAKATIFQRFKDGFVRVSTSIRYKDGRRAIGTYIPNSSVVAQTVLKGKTYYGKAYVVDRYYITAYKPIRVAGKVEGILFVGVSMKKFADELQKTLASIRIGKRGYAFIIDDKGTTVVHPDKSLIGKNVSGFSFGKKMIEEKNGIIQYKFKGVLGTVAFRYFAPLHYIIGVKVINKDFTMPIVSSILKSSIIAFIGMIIIALVVSTLFAKSVVGRINKLVEAFDKSLYDLTIYLQKASNDEICKITEKFNEFTRRRAEAVRLLKSIGIDIQSSAEQFSASSNQLKSSMENIEEKMEVINHSINDVREAVDSIASNTEEVSGFVENIVENTRNGIDKITTASSVMDELEENAKSTAKAIKKLYDTSRQIGEIVNVINDIAEQTNLLSLNAAIEAARAGEAGRGFAVVADEVRKLAEKTQHSTQDIKEIIKKIQLDVDEAVRRSKKSEESAYNGKLHTEEVKEILNEIGQEMESASSQFNNIVAAIEELSATYSEIENQAKDIKIATKEISNVADSVEIKSKQLLEKANQIAATVSKYKIS; encoded by the coding sequence ATGAAAAATGTAAGCTTACGGGCAAAAATAACTGCCGCAATATTTTTAACGGGCATTCTTATAGTATTTTTAGGCTCTATTTTCACCATTAACTTGTCAAAAAGTGGTATGAAACCACTGCTCATAACAACTATAAAATCAGAAGATGAGCTTGCTTTAAAGTTCGTTCAATCAACCTATAATAGCCTTCAAAATACATTAAAGAAAAATTTAGATGTTGCTTGGATGATGGCCATAGGAAATAGACCTGTAAGACTATCAGACAACAAAATAACAATTAAAGCTGTCAACCAGATAACACACGAAACAGAGACAATTGAAATACCGATTCTACTTGCTGGTGAGAAGATTTTAACGGTAAACAATCAGCTTACAGATGAAATTACAAAATTAACAGGTGCAAAAGCAACGATATTTCAGAGATTTAAAGATGGTTTTGTAAGGGTGTCAACGAGCATAAGATACAAAGACGGTAGAAGAGCCATAGGAACATATATACCAAACTCATCAGTCGTTGCTCAAACCGTCCTGAAAGGTAAAACATACTATGGAAAAGCCTATGTTGTTGATAGATATTACATAACGGCATACAAACCGATAAGAGTTGCTGGAAAAGTTGAAGGCATCTTGTTTGTTGGTGTTAGCATGAAAAAGTTCGCAGATGAACTACAAAAAACTCTCGCATCCATAAGAATAGGAAAGAGAGGCTATGCATTCATAATTGACGACAAAGGAACAACTGTAGTCCATCCCGATAAAAGCTTAATAGGAAAGAATGTTTCAGGTTTCTCTTTTGGAAAAAAGATGATCGAAGAGAAAAATGGAATCATTCAATACAAATTTAAAGGTGTTTTAGGAACAGTCGCTTTTAGGTATTTCGCTCCACTGCATTATATTATCGGAGTAAAAGTAATAAACAAAGACTTTACTATGCCGATAGTATCGTCAATCTTAAAATCATCAATTATAGCATTCATAGGTATGATTATTATTGCCCTCGTTGTCTCTACCCTGTTTGCAAAATCTGTTGTAGGAAGAATCAACAAACTGGTTGAAGCATTCGATAAATCTCTTTACGACTTGACGATATACCTTCAGAAAGCATCAAATGACGAAATATGTAAGATAACAGAGAAGTTCAATGAATTTACAAGGAGAAGAGCAGAAGCTGTAAGATTACTCAAGTCAATTGGAATAGATATACAAAGCTCTGCAGAACAATTTTCCGCATCAAGCAATCAACTAAAATCAAGTATGGAAAACATTGAAGAGAAGATGGAAGTAATAAACCACTCTATAAACGATGTTAGAGAAGCTGTTGACAGCATAGCATCAAACACAGAAGAAGTAAGCGGCTTTGTTGAAAATATTGTTGAGAACACAAGAAATGGTATAGATAAAATTACGACTGCAAGTTCGGTAATGGACGAACTTGAAGAGAACGCAAAAAGCACAGCAAAAGCCATAAAGAAGCTGTATGACACCTCAAGACAGATAGGAGAGATAGTTAATGTGATAAACGACATAGCAGAGCAGACAAACCTTCTATCTCTGAATGCTGCAATCGAAGCAGCACGAGCAGGAGAAGCTGGTCGTGGTTTTGCCGTTGTTGCAGATGAAGTGAGAAAATTAGCCGAGAAAACACAACATTCAACTCAAGATATCAAAGAGATTATAAAGAAGATTCAACTCGATGTTGACGAAGCTGTAAGACGTTCAAAAAAGAGCGAAGAGTCAGCATATAACGGCAAACTACATACAGAAGAAGTTAAAGAAATTCTCAACGAAATCGGTCAAGAGATGGAAAGCGCATCCAGTCAATTCAACAATATTGTAGCTGCGATAGAAGAGTTATCTGCAACATATTCAGAGATAGAAAACCAAGCAAAGGATATAAAAATAGCAACAAAAGAGATATCAAATGTTGCTGACAGCGTTGAGATAAAATCAAAACAGCTCCTTGAAAAAGCCAACCAGATAGCAGCAACTGTCTCAAAATACAAAATAAGTTAA
- a CDS encoding roadblock/LC7 domain-containing protein, which translates to MKEELINRTLQELVNSSQNIEGAALVTADGLMISSYLPSDMDEDRVSAMSAALLSLSERAVEELEKGIPQQVTIKGDKGYIVITSAGEEAVLMVITNDKVKLGLLYMEIKGAAEKIQKAF; encoded by the coding sequence ATGAAAGAGGAACTTATAAACAGAACGCTTCAAGAGCTTGTTAATTCATCTCAGAATATAGAAGGAGCTGCTTTGGTTACAGCTGATGGTTTAATGATAAGTAGTTATTTACCGTCTGATATGGACGAGGATAGAGTTTCAGCTATGAGTGCAGCTTTGTTATCTTTATCTGAAAGGGCCGTTGAAGAACTTGAAAAAGGCATCCCGCAACAGGTTACAATTAAAGGTGACAAAGGTTATATTGTAATAACATCCGCAGGCGAAGAAGCTGTTTTGATGGTTATTACAAACGACAAAGTAAAACTTGGTCTTCTTTATATGGAAATTAAAGGAGCTGCGGAAAAAATACAAAAAGCTTTTTAA